A region of Maniola jurtina chromosome 18, ilManJurt1.1, whole genome shotgun sequence DNA encodes the following proteins:
- the LOC123874248 gene encoding uncharacterized protein LOC123874248 — translation MYEGIFIFGSKLFEKTQSDAVSSLPLELSWKIFLYLDDSSLRNASHANKIWSRIIMAHRKLRSRLNQFELALKLGSKKLARFYKSNKRLLKKLSKKNYLPTGENMVESTKKTDKAKRGGEDILIHTKRFKL, via the exons ATGTATgaaggaatttttatttttggctCTAAATTGTTCGAAAAAACACAAAGTGATGCCGTTTCATCATTGCCGCTTGAGCTCTCTTGGAAAATATTCTT atatttgGACGACTCATCTTTACGTAACGCCAGTCATGCAAATAAAATATGGAGTAGAATCATAATGGCTCATAGGAAGCTGAGAAGTCGGCTGAATCAGTTTGAACTAGCTCTAAAGTTGGGTTCAAAGAAATTAGCGAGATTTTATAAGTCGAATAAAAGGCTTTTGAAAAAGTTGTCTAAGAAGAATTATTTGCCTACTGGAGAAAACATGG tggAATCAACGAAAAAAACTGATAAAGCGAAAAGGGGCGGTGAAGatatactaatccatactaagaGATTCAAATTATGA
- the LOC123874247 gene encoding uncharacterized protein LOC123874247, translating to MRLYLFLAALVAAVVITECKHTFLGTNVQRQEVFHENKRYFSRFFEKRVEDLRFRMPYSFYGRAIQGILAYDKNTFISHATVNVTEGGLGFNYVTLRMASDSGHDINYDIFIYA from the exons ATGAGACTATACTTGTTCTTGGCGGCTCTGGTAGCGGCGGTTGTAATAACAGAATGCAAGCATACATTCTTGGGCACCAACGTCCAGAGGCAGGAGGTGTTCCATGAAAATAAGAGATACTTCTCACGTTTCTTCGAGAAAAGGGTTGAAGACTTGAGATTCCGCATGCCTTACTCATTCTACGGGCGGGCTATTCAG GGTATCCTCGCCTACGACAAGAACACATTCATATCACATGCCACCGTCAACGTGACAGAAGGCGGTCTCGGCTTCAACTACGTGACACTGCGTATGGCGAGCGACTCTGGGCATGATATCAACTATGATATCTTCATTTACGCCTAA